One genomic segment of Amycolatopsis sp. Hca4 includes these proteins:
- a CDS encoding histidine kinase: MRGLALPADSAAGQVARGGEPVSSADFTVDPRTAPYVPAELHGYGPFAAAPFGSGGRVLGSLTVYRKRGREPFSAGTVEMLVAFAAQAGVVLALAEGANARHRVALYEERERIARELHDVIVQRLYGAGMQLDRVRRNMRKRFAQADGARLSDAIDQLDQTIEEIRGTVRALRSPEPRHDTGTPTDLAESARGEVRIAGELLGYPPTLELSGEFADIPAERADHIRAALREALSNVVRHSGASETRVTLTRDSRGVKLRVRDNGSGVPQGVATRGLRHLAERADAAGGKFFLNSSPSLGTLVAFDLPLD, encoded by the coding sequence CTGCGCGGCCTTGCTCTGCCCGCCGACTCCGCGGCCGGCCAGGTCGCTCGCGGGGGCGAGCCCGTCTCCAGCGCGGACTTCACCGTCGATCCGCGGACCGCGCCCTACGTGCCCGCCGAGCTCCACGGCTACGGTCCCTTCGCCGCCGCTCCTTTCGGGTCCGGGGGGCGGGTTCTCGGGTCGCTCACCGTCTACCGGAAGCGGGGGCGGGAACCCTTCTCCGCCGGGACCGTCGAGATGCTCGTGGCCTTCGCCGCGCAAGCCGGGGTCGTTCTCGCTCTTGCCGAAGGCGCCAACGCCCGTCACCGCGTTGCCCTCTACGAAGAGCGGGAGCGCATTGCCCGCGAGCTCCACGACGTCATCGTCCAGCGGCTCTACGGTGCCGGGATGCAGCTGGACCGCGTCCGGCGCAACATGCGCAAGCGGTTCGCCCAAGCCGACGGCGCGCGGCTCTCCGACGCCATCGACCAGCTCGACCAGACCATCGAGGAAATCCGCGGCACCGTGCGCGCGCTGCGGTCACCGGAGCCCCGGCACGACACCGGGACGCCCACCGACCTCGCCGAATCGGCGCGGGGCGAAGTGCGCATCGCCGGGGAGCTGCTCGGCTACCCGCCGACCCTCGAGCTGTCCGGCGAATTCGCCGACATCCCCGCGGAACGCGCCGACCACATCCGGGCCGCTCTCCGCGAGGCACTGTCCAATGTGGTCCGGCATTCCGGCGCCAGTGAAACCCGCGTGACCCTCACCAGGGACTCCCGCGGCGTCAAACTCCGCGTCCGCGACAACGGTTCCGGCGTGCCCCAGGGTGTCGCCACCCGCGGCCTGCGCCACCTCGCCGAACGCGCGGACGCCGCCGGCGGGAAGTTCTTCCTGAACTCCTCGCCCAGCCTCGGCACGCTCGTCGCGTTCGACCTGCCTCTCGACTGA
- the cydD gene encoding thiol reductant ABC exporter subunit CydD: MSELPGRATLLASESTVDSARPGKGPLGALPALVPSVRRALALVAVLSFVNAAALVAQAFLLADVLAAIVGAGSGGRTAQLAVLLALVATRALTGWAVRTVSARAAATAHRELRAKAVDHVLRLGPEWIARRGHGELTALTTRGLDALDAYFREYLPALVTAAVVPLGAGAAILFADWPSGVIVALTVPLLPVFAILVGKYTADRVAGATDATHRMSERLLELVRVLPVLTAFRRAAAQAETVRRLSERHRRATLKTLKVAFSSAFVLELVATLSVALVAVVIGVRLAGGHLPLAIGLGVLILAPECYQPLRAVGAAFHASEDGVEAVRRVADLLAIPAPAAGTAVPSRGELRVSSLRVERRGGFAPDGESFTVRPGETVWLRAPSGGGKSTTLAAVLGFVPAADGTITAGSTDLADADLARWREQVAWVPQSPVFTGGTVREEVGSAGAVLAELGLAGLADRPVSQLSLGQRQRVAVARALHRVEGGAWLLLLDEPTAHLDEASARLVLDAVQRAVANGAAAVIAAHERTAAVDLPAEAPKSAEESTVDAPGAPLGWRTLLGGRLFGGAAPGALALLAGVALTATSGWLIAKASQQPPILTLTVAVVGVRAFGLGRAGLRYVERLVTHDAAFRIAGRVRVRLWNSLVRLGPARGLRAGEGQRRLVGDVDTVRDLLPRVVSPPLVVALVAAGAIAVQAWVLPSAGWTLAAAVALGLCAPWIALKVERRATSALAAGRREVATRVLTIFEAAAELLAFGRADDHRRALADADTRLVTQARRQAFGAGAAEALVTLACGAAAVISTALAAQAVTAGRLDPVLAPLLALVPLALAEVLALLPPVAQHWDTVQRARRRLADVPAPPSPLLGTAVALRGVDLGWPGGPVVLHDVDVNLRPGTYAAVVGPSGAGKSTLVAALLGFLPPRRGVVEVPAEVAWAPQEPLLAATTIAENLRLARPAATEEELRAALSAAALPELPTETLLGSGGSGLSGGQAQRVALARALLGAPSAGLVLLDEPTAHLDSATAREVRANLREALAGRTVLHVTHTAEEAAEADVVLEIRDGRVVTRVPVP, from the coding sequence ATGAGCGAACTTCCCGGGCGCGCAACCCTTCTCGCCTCGGAGTCCACAGTGGACTCGGCGCGGCCGGGAAAGGGCCCGCTCGGCGCATTGCCGGCCCTGGTGCCGTCCGTGCGCCGAGCGCTGGCCCTGGTGGCTGTCCTGTCGTTCGTCAACGCCGCCGCGCTGGTGGCGCAGGCGTTCCTGCTCGCCGACGTCCTCGCGGCGATCGTCGGAGCAGGGTCCGGGGGACGCACCGCCCAGCTGGCCGTGCTGCTCGCGCTCGTCGCGACGCGCGCGCTGACCGGCTGGGCGGTGCGCACGGTCTCCGCCCGCGCCGCCGCCACGGCGCACCGCGAGCTGCGGGCCAAGGCCGTCGACCACGTCCTGCGCCTGGGTCCCGAGTGGATCGCCCGGCGCGGCCACGGCGAGCTGACCGCGCTCACCACCCGCGGCCTCGACGCGCTCGACGCCTACTTCCGCGAGTACCTGCCCGCGCTGGTGACGGCGGCCGTCGTGCCCCTCGGCGCCGGCGCGGCGATCCTGTTCGCCGACTGGCCCTCCGGCGTGATCGTCGCGCTGACCGTGCCGCTGCTGCCGGTGTTCGCCATCCTCGTCGGCAAGTACACCGCCGACCGCGTCGCCGGCGCGACCGATGCCACGCACCGGATGTCCGAGCGGCTCCTCGAACTCGTGCGCGTGCTGCCGGTGCTGACCGCGTTCCGCCGCGCCGCGGCCCAGGCCGAGACCGTCCGGCGGCTGTCCGAACGCCACCGCCGCGCGACGCTCAAGACGTTGAAGGTGGCCTTCTCCTCGGCGTTCGTGCTGGAACTGGTCGCGACGCTGTCGGTGGCGCTCGTCGCGGTGGTGATCGGTGTCCGGCTCGCCGGCGGCCACCTGCCGCTGGCCATCGGGCTCGGTGTGCTGATCCTGGCGCCGGAGTGCTACCAGCCGCTGCGCGCGGTCGGCGCCGCGTTCCACGCCAGCGAGGACGGCGTCGAAGCGGTCCGGCGCGTCGCCGACCTGCTGGCGATCCCGGCGCCCGCTGCGGGAACCGCGGTCCCTTCGCGGGGCGAGCTGCGCGTGTCGTCCCTGCGCGTCGAGCGGCGCGGTGGGTTCGCCCCGGACGGCGAGTCGTTCACGGTCCGGCCCGGCGAGACGGTCTGGCTCCGCGCCCCGAGCGGCGGCGGTAAGTCGACGACGCTCGCGGCCGTGCTCGGCTTCGTCCCGGCGGCGGACGGCACCATCACCGCCGGCTCGACGGACCTCGCCGACGCCGACCTCGCGCGCTGGCGCGAGCAGGTCGCGTGGGTGCCGCAGTCGCCGGTGTTCACCGGCGGCACGGTCCGCGAAGAGGTGGGCTCCGCCGGTGCGGTGCTCGCCGAGCTCGGGCTGGCCGGGCTCGCCGACCGGCCGGTTTCCCAGCTGTCGCTGGGGCAGCGCCAGCGCGTGGCGGTCGCCCGCGCGCTGCACCGGGTGGAGGGTGGTGCGTGGTTGCTGCTGCTCGACGAGCCGACCGCGCACCTCGACGAAGCGAGCGCGCGCCTGGTGCTCGACGCGGTGCAGCGCGCGGTCGCCAACGGCGCCGCGGCGGTCATCGCGGCCCACGAGCGCACCGCGGCGGTCGACCTGCCCGCCGAGGCGCCGAAATCCGCGGAAGAGTCCACAGTGGACGCTCCGGGCGCGCCGCTGGGGTGGCGCACGCTCCTCGGCGGACGGCTCTTCGGTGGTGCGGCACCGGGCGCGTTGGCGCTGCTGGCCGGGGTGGCGCTGACGGCGACGTCCGGCTGGCTCATCGCCAAGGCGTCCCAGCAGCCGCCGATCCTGACGTTGACGGTGGCGGTGGTGGGCGTCCGCGCGTTCGGCCTCGGCCGCGCGGGGTTGCGGTACGTCGAACGGCTCGTCACGCACGACGCCGCGTTCCGCATCGCCGGCCGCGTCCGCGTGCGGCTGTGGAACTCGCTGGTCCGCCTCGGGCCGGCGCGCGGCCTGCGTGCGGGAGAGGGGCAGCGCCGGCTGGTCGGCGACGTCGACACCGTGCGCGACCTGCTGCCGCGCGTGGTCTCGCCGCCGCTGGTGGTGGCCCTGGTCGCGGCGGGGGCGATCGCCGTGCAGGCGTGGGTGCTGCCGTCGGCGGGCTGGACGCTCGCGGCGGCGGTGGCGCTGGGGCTGTGCGCCCCGTGGATCGCGCTGAAGGTGGAGCGCCGGGCGACGTCGGCCCTGGCGGCCGGTCGCCGTGAGGTGGCCACCCGAGTCTTGACGATCTTCGAAGCGGCGGCCGAGCTGCTGGCGTTCGGCCGGGCGGATGACCACCGCCGGGCCCTCGCCGACGCGGACACCCGGTTGGTGACGCAGGCCCGCCGGCAGGCGTTCGGCGCGGGAGCGGCCGAGGCCCTGGTGACGCTGGCCTGCGGAGCGGCGGCGGTCATCAGCACGGCCCTCGCGGCCCAAGCGGTCACCGCCGGCCGGCTCGACCCGGTCCTGGCGCCGCTGCTGGCCTTGGTCCCGCTCGCGCTGGCGGAGGTGCTCGCGCTGCTCCCGCCGGTGGCGCAGCACTGGGACACGGTGCAGCGGGCGCGTCGCCGCCTCGCCGACGTGCCGGCACCGCCATCGCCGTTGCTCGGGACGGCCGTGGCGCTCCGGGGCGTGGACCTGGGCTGGCCGGGCGGGCCGGTGGTGCTGCACGACGTCGACGTGAACCTGCGGCCGGGCACGTACGCGGCGGTGGTCGGCCCGAGCGGAGCGGGCAAGTCGACGCTGGTCGCGGCGTTGCTGGGCTTCCTCCCGCCGCGGCGGGGCGTGGTCGAGGTGCCGGCGGAGGTGGCGTGGGCCCCGCAGGAGCCCCTGCTGGCGGCGACGACGATCGCCGAGAACCTGCGCTTGGCCCGCCCGGCGGCAACGGAGGAGGAACTGCGCGCGGCGTTGAGCGCCGCGGCCCTTCCCGAGCTGCCGACGGAAACGCTGCTCGGCAGCGGCGGCAGCGGCCTCTCCGGCGGCCAGGCGCAGCGGGTGGCGCTCGCGCGGGCGTTGCTCGGAGCTCCGTCGGCTGGGCTGGTGTTGCTGGACGAGCCCACGGCGCACCTCGACTCGGCGACGGCCCGGGAGGTCCGTGCGAACCTGCGGGAGGCGCTGGCGGGCCGGACGGTGCTGCACGTGACGCACACGGCGGAGGAGGCGGCGGAAGCGGACGTGGTCCTCGAGATCCGCGACGGCCGGGTCGTCACGCGGGTGCCGGTCCCGTGA
- a CDS encoding response regulator transcription factor, which produces MPIQVLLVDDHELVRRGLRDLLGDEPDIEVVAEASSVEEALAVAMHVEPEVAVVDVRLGDGDGITLCRELRSKPNPPACLMLTAFDDEEAMVGAIMAGAAGYLLKQVRGQDVVNAVREVAAGRSLLDPVSTARVLDKMRHPPTDELATLTERERDVLELIGQGLSNREIAERLFLAEKTVKNYVTSVLAKLGMQRRTQAAAWIARREK; this is translated from the coding sequence ATGCCGATCCAGGTACTGCTCGTCGACGACCACGAACTGGTCCGCCGCGGGCTCCGCGACCTCCTCGGCGACGAGCCCGACATCGAGGTCGTCGCCGAGGCGAGCAGCGTCGAAGAGGCCCTGGCGGTGGCGATGCACGTCGAGCCGGAGGTCGCGGTGGTCGACGTCCGCCTCGGCGACGGCGACGGCATCACGCTCTGCCGCGAGCTGCGGTCCAAGCCGAACCCGCCGGCCTGCCTGATGCTTACCGCGTTCGACGACGAAGAGGCGATGGTCGGCGCGATCATGGCCGGCGCGGCGGGCTACCTGCTGAAGCAGGTGCGCGGGCAGGACGTCGTCAACGCGGTGCGCGAGGTGGCGGCCGGGCGGTCGCTGCTGGACCCGGTGAGCACCGCGCGCGTGCTGGACAAGATGCGGCACCCGCCGACGGACGAGCTGGCGACGCTCACCGAGCGGGAGCGGGACGTGCTGGAGCTGATCGGCCAGGGGCTGTCGAACCGGGAGATCGCCGAGCGGTTGTTCCTCGCGGAGAAGACGGTGAAGAACTACGTCACGTCGGTGCTGGCGAAGCTGGGGATGCAGCGCCGGACCCAGGCCGCGGCTTGGATCGCTCGGCGCGAGAAGTAA
- a CDS encoding DUF998 domain-containing protein has translation MNSPKTRAVSPLHGRIALGGIGLAVAISIDLHLRLSGQVSPVWQTLSEYVYGKLGTSSAAPLFSVMCLALSFGSVALLAGIAKAHRPGTTAVCVLLGVWSAGLLVCGLVPVDPDGQARSLAGQVHNLAALTAFVALPAAALVLTKKGRERCPWEPRRTTIRRLATASFTSVGVVLAGFVLTLVLGPARQDVTLGLFERLLFTVDVALLLTMVRPLLAVSRR, from the coding sequence GTGAACTCGCCGAAGACGCGCGCGGTCTCGCCGCTGCACGGCCGGATCGCCCTCGGCGGCATCGGCCTCGCCGTGGCCATCTCGATCGACCTGCACCTGCGGCTGTCCGGGCAGGTCAGCCCGGTCTGGCAGACGCTGTCGGAGTACGTCTACGGCAAGCTCGGCACGTCCTCGGCCGCGCCGTTGTTCAGCGTGATGTGCCTGGCCCTGTCGTTCGGCTCGGTCGCTCTCCTCGCCGGCATCGCGAAGGCCCACCGCCCCGGCACCACCGCCGTCTGCGTGCTGCTCGGCGTCTGGTCGGCCGGGCTGCTGGTGTGCGGGCTGGTGCCGGTCGACCCGGACGGCCAGGCGCGTTCGCTCGCCGGGCAGGTCCACAACCTCGCCGCGCTGACGGCGTTCGTCGCGCTGCCCGCGGCGGCGCTCGTGCTGACGAAGAAGGGCCGCGAGCGCTGCCCGTGGGAACCCCGCCGGACGACGATCCGGCGGCTGGCCACGGCGAGTTTCACCAGCGTCGGCGTGGTGCTCGCCGGGTTCGTGCTGACCCTCGTCCTCGGCCCGGCCCGGCAGGACGTCACCCTCGGCCTGTTCGAGCGCCTGCTGTTCACCGTCGACGTCGCCCTGCTGCTGACGATGGTCCGGCCGCTGCTGGCGGTCTCGCGGCGCTAG
- a CDS encoding excalibur calcium-binding domain-containing protein → MSLFRRALTTAAAVAGLALLGPAPFASAQLATPLTGDVDCKNFQYQEEAQDVLDATPGDPYHLDEDKDGIACESLAHRPKQPSTSTTTQNPPTGKKPDPPKKKTDAQVKVKPVGGVATGGGEPDEDVPGFLVLSGTLLAATVSGGMVLYLRRRPS, encoded by the coding sequence TTGTCCCTGTTCCGCCGTGCCCTGACGACGGCCGCCGCCGTCGCCGGGCTCGCTCTCCTCGGCCCCGCCCCGTTCGCCTCCGCCCAGCTCGCGACGCCCTTGACCGGCGATGTCGACTGCAAGAACTTCCAATACCAGGAAGAAGCCCAAGACGTCCTCGACGCCACCCCTGGCGACCCCTACCACCTGGACGAAGACAAAGACGGAATCGCCTGCGAATCACTGGCGCACCGGCCGAAACAACCGAGCACGAGCACGACGACGCAGAACCCGCCGACGGGGAAAAAGCCCGACCCGCCCAAGAAGAAGACGGACGCCCAGGTGAAGGTCAAGCCGGTCGGCGGTGTCGCCACCGGCGGCGGTGAACCGGACGAAGACGTTCCCGGTTTCCTCGTGCTCAGCGGCACGCTGCTCGCCGCGACGGTGTCCGGCGGCATGGTGCTCTACCTGCGCCGGCGGCCGAGTTGA
- a CDS encoding cytochrome ubiquinol oxidase subunit I: MEVLELARWQFGITTVYHFLMVPLTIGLSILVAAMQTRWVRTGELRHLKMTKFWGKLLLVNFAMGVVTGIVQEFQFGMNWSAYSRFVGDVFGAPLAMEGLVAFFVESTFLGLWIFGWDRLPKKVHLACAWAFSLATMASAYFILAANSWMQHPVGVTFENGKPTMNSIWAVLTNNTALAAIPHTLAGAFSVAAAFLVGVAGWHLWRRGDHEDVWRSSLRLGGWVGVAAFAVLAITGDAQGKLMFEQQPMKMASAEALCHTEQPASFSIIAIGDVSGANCEDVKTFNVPALLSFLAHNDFSTEVKGVENLVTEYQAKYGTNYPDDPALGSLAGKPIDYVPNLPVTYWGFRMMIGFGAVSAGIGVLALWLTRRGRVPGGRWFPWLVLGGIATPFLGNSAGWIFTEMGRQPFVVVPNPTGVDGVWMFTAQAVSRLTTGEVWTSLIALTTVYAALGVVEVYLMRKYVRGGVDAVMPPEKPKDSDKPGEDTLAFAY, encoded by the coding sequence GTGGAGGTCCTTGAGCTAGCGCGGTGGCAGTTCGGCATCACCACCGTCTACCACTTCCTGATGGTCCCGCTGACCATCGGGCTGTCGATCCTGGTCGCGGCGATGCAGACCCGCTGGGTCCGCACCGGCGAGCTGCGGCACCTGAAGATGACGAAGTTCTGGGGCAAGCTCCTGCTGGTCAACTTCGCGATGGGCGTGGTGACCGGGATCGTGCAGGAGTTCCAGTTCGGGATGAACTGGAGCGCGTACTCCCGCTTCGTCGGCGACGTCTTCGGAGCGCCGCTGGCGATGGAAGGGCTCGTCGCGTTCTTCGTCGAGTCGACGTTCCTCGGCCTGTGGATCTTCGGCTGGGACCGGCTGCCGAAGAAGGTCCACCTGGCCTGCGCTTGGGCGTTTTCGCTGGCCACGATGGCCTCGGCGTACTTCATCCTGGCCGCCAACTCGTGGATGCAGCACCCGGTGGGCGTGACGTTCGAGAACGGCAAGCCGACCATGAACTCGATCTGGGCGGTGCTGACGAACAACACGGCCCTGGCCGCGATCCCGCACACCCTGGCCGGCGCGTTCTCGGTGGCGGCGGCGTTCCTGGTCGGCGTCGCGGGCTGGCACCTGTGGCGGCGCGGCGACCACGAAGACGTCTGGCGCTCCTCGCTGCGTCTCGGCGGCTGGGTCGGCGTCGCGGCCTTCGCGGTGCTGGCGATCACCGGCGACGCCCAGGGCAAGCTGATGTTCGAGCAGCAGCCGATGAAGATGGCCTCGGCGGAAGCGCTGTGCCACACCGAACAGCCGGCGAGCTTCTCGATCATCGCGATCGGGGACGTCTCGGGCGCGAACTGCGAAGACGTCAAGACGTTCAACGTGCCCGCGCTGCTGTCGTTCCTGGCGCACAACGACTTCTCCACCGAGGTCAAGGGTGTGGAGAACCTGGTCACGGAGTACCAGGCCAAGTACGGCACGAACTACCCGGACGACCCGGCGCTGGGCTCGCTGGCCGGCAAACCGATCGACTACGTGCCCAACCTGCCGGTGACGTACTGGGGCTTCCGGATGATGATCGGCTTCGGCGCGGTCTCGGCGGGCATCGGCGTCCTGGCGCTGTGGCTGACCCGGCGCGGCCGGGTCCCCGGCGGCCGCTGGTTCCCCTGGCTGGTCCTCGGTGGCATCGCGACGCCGTTCCTCGGCAACAGCGCGGGCTGGATCTTCACCGAGATGGGGCGTCAGCCGTTCGTGGTGGTGCCCAACCCGACGGGCGTGGACGGCGTGTGGATGTTCACCGCCCAGGCGGTCTCGCGGCTGACGACGGGCGAGGTGTGGACGTCGCTGATCGCGCTGACCACGGTGTACGCCGCCCTCGGCGTGGTCGAGGTGTACCTGATGCGCAAGTACGTCCGTGGTGGCGTCGACGCGGTCATGCCTCCCGAGAAGCCGAAGGATTCCGACAAACCGGGCGAGGACACCCTCGCCTTCGCCTACTGA
- a CDS encoding TMEM165/GDT1 family protein: MVALISAFGLVLAVELPDKTLVATLVLTTRFRGWPVFAGVCAAFAVQCVIAVAFGSILTLLPDLVLSLVVAAMFGLGAFMLLREGFSEADEAGEDASRTGPSPQTFFRSAMTSFGVLFAAEWGDASQLATASLAARIGNPVAVGVGAFAALVVVAGLAVFIGGKIRSRIKPKLIQRCAGFVFAGFAAFALLQLAF; the protein is encoded by the coding sequence ATGGTGGCGTTGATCAGCGCGTTCGGCCTGGTCCTCGCCGTGGAGCTGCCGGACAAGACGCTCGTCGCGACCCTGGTGCTGACCACCCGTTTCCGCGGCTGGCCGGTTTTTGCCGGGGTGTGCGCCGCGTTCGCCGTGCAATGCGTCATAGCGGTCGCGTTCGGCAGCATCCTGACGTTGTTGCCTGACCTCGTCCTTTCCCTCGTCGTCGCCGCGATGTTCGGCCTCGGCGCTTTCATGCTCCTCCGCGAGGGGTTCAGCGAAGCCGACGAAGCAGGCGAAGACGCTTCGCGCACCGGCCCCTCTCCGCAGACCTTCTTCCGCTCCGCGATGACGTCGTTCGGCGTGCTCTTCGCCGCCGAATGGGGTGACGCCTCCCAGCTCGCGACGGCCAGCCTGGCCGCCCGCATCGGCAACCCGGTCGCCGTCGGCGTCGGTGCTTTCGCCGCGCTGGTCGTGGTCGCCGGGCTCGCCGTGTTCATCGGCGGGAAGATCCGCAGCCGGATCAAGCCGAAGCTGATCCAGCGCTGCGCCGGGTTCGTGTTCGCCGGGTTCGCCGCGTTCGCCCTGCTCCAGCTCGCTTTCTGA
- a CDS encoding S41 family peptidase, which yields MGSLARAEQVAEVIRRLEAHYVFPDVAVKVAKVVRARLDEGAYADLGEEELATAVTADLQSVNGDKHLRLRHHVDPVAVDGDAEHASETFRRAGELENFGVAAVRRLPGNVGYLDTTMLYPIDLAAPAFSAAMTLVAPADALLIDVRRNRGGDPETSAFLQSYLVDERTHYLDFYERDADRVTQMWTLPYVPGPKFGGTKPIWVLTGPVTFSGGEDLAFSLQRQGRAKTVGEVTRGGAHPCDRYKVDTHLDVTVPIARSYDPETGENWEGVGVTPDIPAAADKAFDTAYALALRHVLELGEEGPRRVVAEEAREALDQL from the coding sequence ATGGGGTCACTGGCACGTGCCGAGCAGGTAGCAGAGGTCATCCGACGGCTGGAAGCGCACTACGTCTTCCCGGACGTCGCCGTGAAGGTCGCGAAGGTGGTGCGCGCACGCCTGGACGAAGGCGCGTACGCGGACCTCGGCGAGGAGGAATTGGCGACGGCCGTCACAGCCGACCTGCAGTCGGTGAACGGCGACAAGCACCTGCGGCTGCGGCACCACGTCGACCCGGTCGCCGTCGACGGTGACGCGGAGCACGCGTCCGAGACCTTCCGGCGTGCGGGCGAGCTGGAGAACTTCGGGGTCGCGGCGGTCCGGCGGCTGCCGGGCAACGTCGGCTACCTCGACACGACCATGCTCTACCCGATCGACCTCGCGGCCCCGGCCTTCTCGGCGGCGATGACGCTGGTCGCGCCGGCCGACGCGCTGCTGATCGACGTCCGGCGCAACCGCGGTGGCGACCCGGAGACCAGCGCGTTCCTGCAGAGCTACCTCGTCGACGAGCGGACCCACTACCTCGACTTCTACGAGCGCGACGCCGACCGCGTCACCCAGATGTGGACGCTGCCGTACGTCCCGGGGCCGAAGTTCGGCGGCACCAAGCCGATCTGGGTGCTCACCGGCCCGGTGACGTTCTCCGGTGGCGAGGACCTGGCCTTCTCGCTGCAGCGGCAGGGTCGCGCGAAGACCGTCGGCGAAGTTACGCGCGGCGGCGCGCACCCCTGCGACCGGTACAAAGTGGACACCCACCTGGACGTGACCGTCCCGATCGCCCGGTCGTACGACCCGGAGACGGGGGAGAACTGGGAGGGCGTCGGCGTGACGCCGGACATCCCGGCCGCCGCGGACAAGGCCTTCGACACCGCGTACGCGCTGGCCCTCCGGCACGTCCTCGAGCTGGGCGAAGAGGGCCCGCGGCGGGTCGTGGCCGAGGAGGCGCGGGAGGCGCTCGACCAGCTGTAG
- the cydB gene encoding cytochrome d ubiquinol oxidase subunit II has product MTLEIAWFVVIAFFWLGYLFLEGFDFGVGMLLPVLGRDNTERRVMVNTIGPVWDGNEVWLIVAGGAMFAAFPAWYAGLFSAAYLPLLLVLLALIGRGVAFEYRGKVDSDRWRRNWDRVIVLGSWIPPLGVGLILATTVLGLPLDAQGNRAGSAFAAIRWDTLLGALAIAAFSIAHGAAFLALKTSGDLRERARTLALRLLPVAMVPMVAFLSVVQWRSGTLWTLLAFGISAVAAATAWLRLRADRDGQAFAALGVVIAGAAVVMFGSLFPNVLPSTADVANTLTIEGAASSPYTLTVMTWVAVFGAPAVLIYQGWTYWVFRKRIGTQHIPAVHAP; this is encoded by the coding sequence ATGACCCTGGAAATCGCCTGGTTCGTCGTGATCGCCTTCTTCTGGCTCGGCTACCTCTTCCTCGAAGGCTTCGACTTCGGCGTCGGCATGCTGCTGCCGGTGCTCGGCCGGGACAACACCGAGCGCCGCGTCATGGTCAACACCATCGGGCCGGTCTGGGACGGCAACGAGGTCTGGCTCATCGTCGCCGGCGGGGCCATGTTCGCCGCCTTCCCGGCCTGGTACGCCGGGCTGTTCTCGGCCGCCTACCTGCCGTTGCTGCTCGTGCTGCTCGCCCTCATCGGCCGCGGCGTCGCCTTCGAGTACCGCGGGAAGGTGGACTCCGACCGCTGGCGGCGCAACTGGGACCGGGTGATCGTGCTCGGCTCGTGGATCCCGCCGCTGGGTGTCGGGCTGATCCTCGCCACCACCGTCCTCGGCCTGCCGCTGGACGCCCAGGGCAACCGCGCCGGCTCCGCGTTCGCCGCCATCCGCTGGGACACCCTGCTCGGCGCGCTCGCGATCGCCGCCTTCTCGATCGCCCACGGCGCCGCGTTCCTCGCCCTCAAGACCAGCGGTGACCTGCGGGAACGCGCGCGCACCCTGGCGCTGCGGCTGCTGCCGGTCGCGATGGTGCCGATGGTCGCGTTCCTCTCGGTCGTCCAGTGGCGTTCGGGCACGCTGTGGACGCTGCTCGCGTTCGGCATCAGCGCCGTCGCCGCGGCCACCGCTTGGCTGCGGCTGCGGGCCGACCGCGACGGGCAGGCGTTCGCCGCGCTCGGCGTGGTCATCGCCGGGGCCGCGGTGGTCATGTTCGGGTCGCTGTTCCCGAACGTCCTGCCGTCGACGGCCGACGTCGCCAACACGCTGACCATCGAGGGTGCCGCGTCGAGCCCGTACACGCTGACGGTGATGACGTGGGTCGCCGTCTTCGGTGCCCCCGCCGTGCTGATCTACCAGGGCTGGACGTACTGGGTGTTCCGCAAGCGCATCGGCACCCAGCACATCCCGGCGGTCCACGCACCATGA
- a CDS encoding IclR family transcriptional regulator: MTSREGSLTLDRGLALLQAVADAGGDAATISELAVAIGASRAAVYRLLVPLSERGLVWRDGTKVRLGVGLLRLAGQVLPQLRDAAGPVLRELAEKVGATAHLSVAQGTQALAVAVVEPSWTSFHVAYRVGSRHSLTAGAAGKAMSLRPGGSGWVTSTGELEAGASGVAAPVRGVPGLRASVGVVSMEPLKAAEVGPQVVAAAGRLADILKTDGS, encoded by the coding sequence GTGACCAGCCGGGAGGGGTCGCTGACGCTCGACCGGGGCTTGGCGCTGCTGCAGGCGGTCGCCGACGCCGGCGGTGACGCGGCGACCATCTCCGAGCTGGCCGTCGCCATCGGGGCCAGCCGCGCGGCCGTCTACCGGCTGCTCGTGCCGCTGTCCGAGCGCGGCCTGGTCTGGCGCGACGGCACGAAGGTCCGGCTCGGCGTCGGGCTGCTCCGGCTGGCCGGGCAGGTGCTGCCGCAGCTGCGGGACGCGGCCGGCCCGGTGCTGCGCGAGCTGGCCGAGAAGGTCGGCGCGACCGCGCACCTGTCGGTCGCCCAGGGGACGCAAGCGCTTGCGGTGGCCGTCGTCGAGCCGTCCTGGACGAGCTTCCACGTCGCCTACCGGGTGGGCAGCCGGCACTCGCTGACCGCCGGGGCGGCGGGTAAGGCGATGAGCCTGCGGCCGGGCGGCAGCGGCTGGGTGACGTCGACGGGTGAGCTCGAGGCGGGCGCGTCCGGTGTCGCGGCGCCGGTGCGCGGGGTGCCGGGGCTGCGGGCGAGCGTCGGTGTCGTCTCGATGGAGCCGCTGAAGGCCGCCGAGGTCGGCCCGCAGGTCGTCGCGGCCGCCGGCCGGCTGGCCGACATCCTCAAGACGGACGGCTCCTAG